The Candidatus Hydrogenedentota bacterium genome contains the following window.
GCTCAAGCATGACGAAGTCGTCGGGGATGTCCGCGCCGGCCACGCCCATGCCGATCCCGCTGATGTCGCTCATCGTGAGGCCGGCTTCGGACAGGGCCTGATTCACCGCGGTTTCGATCTCGCGCCGCGCGGCGTCAACGCCGTAGCCCTCGTAGTTTCCGGTGCCGCCCCGGCCAAAGCCCCTGATCTGACCCGTTTCGTCGCCTATCAGGCAGAACGTCTTGGTCCCGCCGGCGTCCAGTCCCAGATAAAAGGCCATACACTCGCTTTCCTATACCGCGCGGGGGCGCGTAATACGAAAAACGCGGGAAACGTATTCCCGCGATTATCCAACCAACTTTTCACCGGAAATCAACGCAGGCCGGGCCGCCCCTCGATCAATTTCCCCGGAGCTTTGCCAAATCCGATTGCGCCTGCTGCGCAACCACGGTGTTGGGGTACTTATCAATTACCTCCTGGAGCAGGCGCACGGCCTCGTCGTTGCGGCCGAGCCGGGATAGGGCAACCGCCTGCGACTGCATGGCCTGGGAGACCTTGCTGTCATTCTCGGGGTGATTCGCGCGCACCTTGTCCAGGGAGGCGATGGCCTCTTCGTAGCGCTCCAGCCGGAGAAAGCAACGGCCCTGCCAATATTGCGCGTTTCCGGCGAGATCGCTGCCCGGGTAACGGGCCAGGAAATCCGAAAACTGCCGGAGCGCGCCGTCGTAGTCCTGGCCGAGCCAGGCCTTCTGCGCTTCCTGGTAGGCGGCGTGGGCGGCGGCGGAACTGCCACCGGCGACCGGGGGCGCGGCGCTGACGGATTCGGCGCTCATGTCTTCGTCAAAGGTCTCCGCCGCGGGCGCGGGCGGCTGGATTACCACGGACTGGCCGGATGCCGCCGGGGCGGCGGGGCTGTAACCGGAACCCGACGTTGTCAGGTTGAACTGGCGGTAGACGGTCGCGGTGAGTTCACCCAATTGCTGCTGGAGCGCGTCCAGCTTCATCTGGTTTTCCTCCACCATACTGCGCAATTGCCGGGTCTGGTTCTCGCTCTCGTTCACGCGCTCCATCAGCGAGGTAGTTGTCTCGTCGAGGCGTTTGACCGTTCCGTCGAGGCTCCTGCTCAGGTTCGTGACCTTCTGGTGGGTGTCGTACAGGAGGGCCTCCACCTGTTTGGAGGCCGCCGCCGCGTTTGCCCCAAGCAGGGCGGTGGCGAGTCCGAAGCAAAGCGCATAGCGCATCATGTCAATCACTCCTCATGTAGCCGCGCCGCGGGGGCCACTCCCGCGCGCCCGTGTGTGCTGTTCCTAGCGGCGGCGCAATTGCTCGAGATCGCGTCTCGCGTGGTCCGCCGCGGTCGTCGTAGGGTAGTTTGCCACCACCTCTTCCATCAACGCCACCGCGGTCTCCTTCTCACCGAGGCGGAAGTGGGCGACCGCCTGGTTGTGGAGCGCGAAGGCCATATAGGAACTTTGGGGGTAGTTTTCCCGCATGCTTTCGAAAGCGCGGATGGCCGGCGTGTACTCCGCCCGGTTCAGGTGCGATTTGCCAATCCAGAATTGGGCCTTGTCCCGGTCATCGGAGCGCGGGAACTGGGCCAGGAAGTCGCCAAACGCAACAAGGGCGCCGGTGTAGTCCTCCGCGTCATATAGCGCCTTGGCCCGGGCGTAGGCCGCGGAATCTTCAATCGAAGGCGCCGCCGCCTGTGGGGGCGCAGCGGCGGGCGCGACCTGAATACGCTCCGCTTGCGGGGGTTGCGTTCGCGCGGGGGGTTCAATGCGCACCGCCCCGCCACGGGGCCGGATGGCCGGTTCGGGACCGGGATCCAGACCCCAGTGGCGGTACAGTGTTACTTTCAGTTCCCGGAGCATCTCCAGCAGAATATCGATTTTCCGCTGGTTCTCCTCCATCAGCGTGTACACCATGCGGATTTGGCGCTCATTCTCGCTGACGCGCGCGATGAGCGCCGCCGTCTTCTCGTTGAGCTCCACGACCGTGGATTCAAGATCCCGATCGAGTGCGGTCACCCGCTGGTGCATGTCGGTTACGACGGTCTCCATCTGGCGGGAGCCCGTCGTGACACAACCCGAAAACAATACCAGGGCAAGTAGCGGCCACGTTATGGTTTGTCGGAATTGCACGCCGATCCAGACTTTCCTGGGTTACATCGCGTTGGCGCGGAGGAACTCGCAGCGGCGATTCTTGGCCCATGCCGCTTCGTTGCTCCCGAGCACCGCCGGGTTCTCTTCGCCAAAACTGATGGTGATCATCCGGTCGCCGGAAACGCCGAGCTGGCGCAGGTGCTCGCGAACCGAAAGCGCACGCCGCTCTCCGAGCGCCAGGTTGTATTCCTGGGTGCCGCGCTCGTCGCAGTGACCGGCAATCTGAATGATCACGTTCGGCACCTGCTTGATCTTTTCCGCGTTCTCCGCCAGCGTACGCAGCGCCGTCGCGTTCAGCGAGGAGCTGTCAAAGTCAAAGTACACGGGCTGCAGGCCGCTGGGCCCGAACAGGAGCCGTTCCAGCTCCAGGTTGGGATTCAGGCCTTCGCTGCCCGAACCTTCCACACTGGCCCGATCGGTATCATCGGTACCCATCGGCTCTAGGTTCTTGTCGCCGCGTTTGCAGCCGGCGACCAGGCCCATGGCCAACACAAGGCCGAGCATCGTGCTCATCATACGGAACGAATAAGACATTTGGGTTTGCATGGTTTCGTGTTTCCCCTACCTGAGGTTACAGTAGTTTATCAGCGCCACGGCACACGTATGCCGGGATGATTGCCAATTCGCATTTTTCTTAGTTCCTGCATGCGGTCAGCGAAGCCCTCAGCGGGGGCCCGGATCTTGCGCGCCGGTATTTTACATTCAAGACGATGTGGAACACAACTTGTTAACCACGCGTTTATGGACCCGCCAGAGGATGCGGCGGTTTCACACGGTATTCATATGATCAAGCGCCGGAAAGTTCCCCCGGGGCCATCAGACCAGCTACCGCGCAACCCGCTCCAGCACCGCCAGATACGCACAGTGATCCGAGGCGATGTCTTCTTGAATGACCCGCGTTTCCCGGACGGTCCACCCGTCCGCCGGCCGGTAGAGTATGTAGTCGATCTTGATGCGCGGTTCCTGCGCGGGAAAAGTGGGCGCCGGGTTGTCGCCGCAAGCGAGCGTCCACTGGGTCTTGAGGCGCGCCAGCGTCTCGCTTTCCGGGGTGGCGTTCAGGTCCCCGGCCAGTATGGCGAGCGAGTTTGCGCCGCCGAAGAGCGCGTTGAGATGATCCGCCTGGGCCACGCGCGCGCCCGGAGAAGAGAATTCGAGGTGGGTACTGATGAACAGCAGCGGTATGTCCCCGGGCAGCATCACCTCCCCCGCCAGCGCGACACGGGGCTCGTGCGATCCCACGTTGGGCAGGGGCGCCCGGCGTGTGCTCTCAAACGCGAAACGCGAAAGGATTGCAACGCCGTAATCGCCCCCGTCGTAGGGCATCGCCTTGCCGAAGGCCATATACAGGCCGGTCCTGCCGGCGAGTTCCGCGGCGATGTCCTTGTCGCGCGCCCTGCGTGTGCGCACATCGACTTCCTGCAGGGCCACGAGATCGGGATCCGCGCCGCGAATAACGCCGGCGATCCGATCCAAATCGAAGTCGCCGCGCATTGTGGCGCCGTGCTTAATATTAAAGGTTAGAACCCGCAATGTAAGACTCGCTTCACCCGGTTGTGCGTTGCCTTCGGCCGCCGCGAAAATCGCCAGCGCAACAATGGCCACGTAACCCATCATGGCGGGCCGCCTCCCTGATCGCCGCCCGGCAATGCCGCCTCATTCCGCGGGGCGTCCTTCCGATTGGCCAGCGCGTACAGCCACCAGCGCTGCTTGCTCCGGGGGCGCCCCGCCGGCCGGCGCTCGAAGTAGATCCGCATGACCAGCCCGCCAGTGGTTTCAATTCGATACCAGTGACGCCGCACGTAGCGTTCGCCGCTGCCGTGCGTACACGGACCCAGCGCGCGCCCGGATTCCAGCAGCCGGAGAACCGGGTACTCGTCGCCGCGCCAGCGAAAGGACCCGGGCAGCACGGGCTCGCCGGCGCGAACCGGAAAGCCGGATCCGACGCCGTAACGGGGTTCCAGCGATTCGCTTATAAACCGCTCATCCGGCATTCGCATGGCTCCAGCGGCGGACAGAAAGTTCATCCATTATGGGGCCGCGTGGCGCGCGCCCATCACAGAGACTATAGCAAACCCCGTGGCCGCGCCCCAAAAGGCGAACTGCTGGAACCCCAAAATGGGGCTGTGCTATACTTTGCCGGTGAACAGGACCATTGAACTGACAGACCTGTATCGTCCCGTCCAGGAAGAACTTAGCGGGGTACGCGACACCATACGGCAGCTATGGGTAGACGCGCTCACCCTCGTCCGGCTGGACACCGATACCGCCCCCCGGGCCGGAGGCAAGCTTCTCCGCCCGGCGCTTTGTCTTTTGGCGGCGGGCGCGGTGGGCGGGCGCGACCTCAAGCAATATGTCACGCTGGCCAGTTCCTTCGAGGCGCTTCACATTGCCTCCCTCGCCC
Protein-coding sequences here:
- a CDS encoding endonuclease/exonuclease/phosphatase family protein translates to MMGYVAIVALAIFAAAEGNAQPGEASLTLRVLTFNIKHGATMRGDFDLDRIAGVIRGADPDLVALQEVDVRTRRARDKDIAAELAGRTGLYMAFGKAMPYDGGDYGVAILSRFAFESTRRAPLPNVGSHEPRVALAGEVMLPGDIPLLFISTHLEFSSPGARVAQADHLNALFGGANSLAILAGDLNATPESETLARLKTQWTLACGDNPAPTFPAQEPRIKIDYILYRPADGWTVRETRVIQEDIASDHCAYLAVLERVAR
- a CDS encoding cytoplasmic protein, whose amino-acid sequence is MPDERFISESLEPRYGVGSGFPVRAGEPVLPGSFRWRGDEYPVLRLLESGRALGPCTHGSGERYVRRHWYRIETTGGLVMRIYFERRPAGRPRSKQRWWLYALANRKDAPRNEAALPGGDQGGGPP
- a CDS encoding tetratricopeptide repeat protein, which produces MQFRQTITWPLLALVLFSGCVTTGSRQMETVVTDMHQRVTALDRDLESTVVELNEKTAALIARVSENERQIRMVYTLMEENQRKIDILLEMLRELKVTLYRHWGLDPGPEPAIRPRGGAVRIEPPARTQPPQAERIQVAPAAAPPQAAAPSIEDSAAYARAKALYDAEDYTGALVAFGDFLAQFPRSDDRDKAQFWIGKSHLNRAEYTPAIRAFESMRENYPQSSYMAFALHNQAVAHFRLGEKETAVALMEEVVANYPTTTAADHARRDLEQLRRR
- the pal gene encoding peptidoglycan-associated lipoprotein Pal — encoded protein: MQTQMSYSFRMMSTMLGLVLAMGLVAGCKRGDKNLEPMGTDDTDRASVEGSGSEGLNPNLELERLLFGPSGLQPVYFDFDSSSLNATALRTLAENAEKIKQVPNVIIQIAGHCDERGTQEYNLALGERRALSVREHLRQLGVSGDRMITISFGEENPAVLGSNEAAWAKNRRCEFLRANAM
- a CDS encoding tetratricopeptide repeat protein, with translation MMRYALCFGLATALLGANAAAASKQVEALLYDTHQKVTNLSRSLDGTVKRLDETTTSLMERVNESENQTRQLRSMVEENQMKLDALQQQLGELTATVYRQFNLTTSGSGYSPAAPAASGQSVVIQPPAPAAETFDEDMSAESVSAAPPVAGGSSAAAHAAYQEAQKAWLGQDYDGALRQFSDFLARYPGSDLAGNAQYWQGRCFLRLERYEEAIASLDKVRANHPENDSKVSQAMQSQAVALSRLGRNDEAVRLLQEVIDKYPNTVVAQQAQSDLAKLRGN